Part of the Tolypothrix sp. PCC 7910 genome, TCAACTCCATGAGGCGGAACCTTTGGCGCGGGGGTTGGCGGCGGTGGGGGATTCTGGGGAATTGATGCGGGTGGTGTTGGCGTGGACGGGGGGACAGCCGTTTTTAACGCAGAAGGTTTGTAAGTTGGTGATTGGGGAGTGGGGATTGGGGACTGGGGACTGGGGATTGGGGATTGGGGGAGGGGGAGAAGAATCTAAAATCCAAAATCTAAAATCTGAAATTGAGTTGTGGGTGGAGGATTTGGTGAGGCGGCGGATTATTGAGAATTGGGAGGCGCAGGATGAGCCGGAGCATTTGAAGACGATTCGCGACAGGATTATGGCGAGGGGGGAAGAGAGGACTGGGCGATTGTTGGCGTTGTGTCAGCAGATTTCGCAGCAGGGAGAGATTGCGGCTGATGATAGTGCTGAACAAACTGAGTTGCGGTTGACGGGATTGGTGGTGAAGCGGGAAGGGAAGCTGCGAATTTATAACCGGATTTACGCTGAGGTGTTTAAGCAGGAATGGAGTGAAAAGCTTTTGGCAAAGCTGCGCTCCTATTCTGATGCTTTTAATGCTTGGGTGGAGTCGCAACAACAAGATGAGTCGCGGTTGTTGCGGGGAAAGACTTTGCAGGATGCTCAAGAATGGGCGAGGGGTAAAAGTTTAAGCGATTTGGATTATCGGTTTTTGGCTGCTAGTCAGGAATTAGAAAAGCGCGATGTGCAAAGGCGCTTGGAGGCGGAAGAACAGGCGAAGCAAGTTTTGGCTGAGGCGAACCGCAAAGCTAATCGGCGGATTCAAGTTGGTTCTGTGGTGCTGGGTTTGGCGGTGGTGGGGGCTGTTGTATCGTTAATGTTGGCTCAATATCAATTAGGGCAAGCACGATTAGCTAGGACGGAAACGAATCAGGCGCAAACAGAGTTAAAACAAGCGAAGCAAGAAACAGAAGTAACTAAGCAAGATAATCAACGGATATTAACAGAGAATCAAAAAATATCCAGCGACAATAAAAAGATATCGGCACAAGCAGAACAGGCAAAACGGAATCTGAATAATGCTGAACTAAACCTGAAAACTGCAAATGCTAAGGTGAATGATGCACAGCAAAACGTGAGAGTAGCGGAAAGCAAAGTCAAAGCAGCTAACGCCCAAGTTAGTCAAGCTGAAGTACAGGCAAAGGAAGCAGTTCAACAACGACAAGTAGCACAACAGCAGCGTGAAGAAGCTGTTGCAGGTTTAAATCGGGCTAGGGAAGAACAAAAGCTGGCGCAACAAGAATTACAAACAGCTAAAACTGCTCTGAATGCAGCTGTTAATGCCCGTGCAAAGGCTGATGAAGAGCGAAAAATTGCTTTAAAGGCTACCCAATTAGAACAAGATGGAACAAATGCTTTGCGAGTGTTTACATCTTCAAGAGAAATAGAGGGGTTACTGTTAGCAGTGCAGACTGGAGAACAACTAAAAACTCTAGTAAAGGATCAAAAATCTTTAGCAGATTATCCTGCTTATAGCCCTTTGTTTAGTTTACAAACCATTTTGTTAAATATTCGGGAGCAAAATCGTTTGGAAGGGCATAGCAATTCGGTCATCAGCGTCATCTTCAGCCCAGATGGCAAAACTTTAGCTTCCGCCAGTGATGACGGAACCATCAAATTGTGGAATCGGGACACAGGCAAAAAAATTTCCACTCTGATTGGGCATAGTAATGCAGTCAACAGCGTTGTCTTCAGTCCCGATGGCAAAACTTTAGCTTCCGCCAGTCGTGACAACACCATCAAATTGTGGAATCGAGACACAGGCAAAGAAATTTCCACTCTGACTGGACATACCTCTTGGGTCTTCAACGTCGTCTTCAGCCCGGATGGTAAAACTTTAGCTTCCGCTAGTGATGACAAGACCATCAAATTGTGGAATCGAGACACAGGCAAAGAAATTTCTACCCTGACTGGCCATAGCGATGGGGTCAACAGCGTCGTCTTCAGCCCCGATGGCAAAACTTTAGCTTCCGCCAGTGTTGACAACACCATCAAATTGTGGAATCTGAGTCTTGATGATTTATTAGCCCAGGGTTGCAGTTGGCTGAAGGTTTATTTTATTACCCATCCTGATGAGGCGAAGGTGTGTAAGGGGAGGTAGAGAGGTGAGGGAGATGAGGGGGATGAGGGGGATGAGGAGGATGAGGGAGATGGGGGGTGAGTATTTCTGATGGAAATCAGTATAAATGTAGAGGGGAAGGGGAGTGATGAGTAATTTTAGGCTACGATTTGTGTTTTGAATGCGGAGTTTCTTGTTTGAAATGAGAATGTTCCTGTTTGGAACGAGAATGTTCTTGTTTGAAATGAGAATGTTCTTGCTGGGAATGAGAATGTTCCTGTTTGAAACGAGAATGTTCTTGTTTGGAACGAGAATGTTCTTGCTGGGAATGAGAGTGTTTCTGTTCAGAACTCGGAGTTTCTTGTTTAGAAGGCGGAGTTTCCTGTTTTGAACGGGAATTTTGTCAGCGCGAAGCTATGGGGAAAATGAAAGACGCGATGAATGGGAATGAAAGACGCGATGAATCGCGTCTCTACAAGGGGTGACTTTAATTAAAATTGGCCTAGCTCTAAGTTGTAATTAAGGCTGAAGAACCAACCATTAAAATCTATGTTGGGGGCGCTTGAACCGCCAAAGCTAACGCCAGTCTGAAGGTTAAGATTGCTATTTCTGGAGACTCGATAGGTTAAATGCCCAAATAAGCGGTGAAATTCGTCTTCGCGGGCATCGGGACGATTGGTAAAATTTGACAGGTTGAACTGATAGTTAATGCCAACTTGTAGGGGTTTTTGTACGTAGTAGCTTAAAGATAACCACAAAGAGTTAATAATCCGACTACGGCTTTCTGGGTCGGCAAAACTGACGCTTAATCCGTAGAAGCTATCGAGAAATAATTTGGAACTTAGGGGATCTCGCCGCCCTACAGATAAGCGGATGGAGTTTTCACTTAAGAAGCGATCGCCTGATTTGAAAGTATCACTGTTGTTGGCGTAGAATAACATCTGATTACTCCACGCAAGTTCTCCATACATTCGGCGT contains:
- a CDS encoding AAA-like domain-containing protein — encoded protein: MTKYQYQVGGSLPQDAPTYVRRQADDDIYAGLTQGEFCYVLNSRQMGKSSLRVQVMQRLQAEGFACANIDITAIGTADITPEQWYAGVIDTLVGSLNLYTSFDLDTWWTENGLLSPVQRLSKFIETVLLKTITEKIVIFIDEIDSILSLSFNLDDFFAVIRDCYNRRATHADYNRLTFALIGVSTPSDLIQDKRRTPFNIGRAIDLTGFQLHEAEPLARGLAAVGDSGELMRVVLAWTGGQPFLTQKVCKLVIGEWGLGTGDWGLGIGGGGEESKIQNLKSEIELWVEDLVRRRIIENWEAQDEPEHLKTIRDRIMARGEERTGRLLALCQQISQQGEIAADDSAEQTELRLTGLVVKREGKLRIYNRIYAEVFKQEWSEKLLAKLRSYSDAFNAWVESQQQDESRLLRGKTLQDAQEWARGKSLSDLDYRFLAASQELEKRDVQRRLEAEEQAKQVLAEANRKANRRIQVGSVVLGLAVVGAVVSLMLAQYQLGQARLARTETNQAQTELKQAKQETEVTKQDNQRILTENQKISSDNKKISAQAEQAKRNLNNAELNLKTANAKVNDAQQNVRVAESKVKAANAQVSQAEVQAKEAVQQRQVAQQQREEAVAGLNRAREEQKLAQQELQTAKTALNAAVNARAKADEERKIALKATQLEQDGTNALRVFTSSREIEGLLLAVQTGEQLKTLVKDQKSLADYPAYSPLFSLQTILLNIREQNRLEGHSNSVISVIFSPDGKTLASASDDGTIKLWNRDTGKKISTLIGHSNAVNSVVFSPDGKTLASASRDNTIKLWNRDTGKEISTLTGHTSWVFNVVFSPDGKTLASASDDKTIKLWNRDTGKEISTLTGHSDGVNSVVFSPDGKTLASASVDNTIKLWNLSLDDLLAQGCSWLKVYFITHPDEAKVCKGR